GGCCACAAGGGCGCCCGGCTCACGAGCCAGGTCAGCCTCCCGGGCCGCTACCTCGTCTACGTGCCCAACGGCTCGATGAACGGCATCAGCCGCAAGCTCCCCGACACCGAGCGCGCCCGCCTGAAGAAGACGCTCAAGGAGGTGCTGCCCGAGAACGTGGGCGTCATCGTCCGCACGGCCGCCGAGGGCGCGACCGAGGAGCAGCTGAAGCTCGACGTCGAGCGCCTCACCTCGCAGTGGGCGGAGATCAGCCGCCAGGTCGAGAAGGCGCAGGCGCCCGCGCTCCTGCACTCCGAGCCCGACCTGCTCCTGAAGATCATCCGCGACGTCTTCAACGAGGACTTCCGCGAGCTCGTCATCGACGGCGGCGACGCCCAGGAGATCATCGAGGGCTACCTGCGCGGCGTGGCTCCCGACCTCATCGACCGGGTGCAGGCGTACACCGGCGAGAAGGACTCCTTCGACCACTACCGCGTCAGCGAGCAGATCGAGAAGGCGCTCGACCGCAAGGTCTGGCTGCCCTCCGGCGGCTCGCTCGTGATCGACCGCACCGAGGCCATGACCGTGGTCGACGTCAACACGGGGAAGTTCGTCGGATCCGGCGGCAACCTCGAGGAGACCGTCACCAAGAACAACCTCGAGGCCGCGGAGGAGATCGTCCGCCAGATGCGCCTGCGCGACATCGGCGGCATCATCGTCGTCGACTTCATCGACATGGTGCTCGAGACCAACCGCGACCTCGTGCTCCGCCGCCTGGTGGAGTGCCTCAGCCGCGACCGCACCAAGCACCAGGTCGCCGAGGTCACCTCGCTCGGCCTCGTGCAGATGACGCGCAAGAAGCTCGGCCTCGGGCTCCTGGAGTCGTTCTCCGAGAACTGCGAGACGTGCGCCGGGCGGGGGATCATCATCCACCACGACCCGCTCATGGCCCACAAGCAGACGCCGCAGGAGCCCGTGCAGGGCCAGGGTCGTCGTCGCGGCGGCAAGGGCCAGCAGGACCACGGCAACGGAGGCGGCGGCAACGGCAACGGCGGCAACGGCGGTGGTCGCGGCAACGGCGGCGGCCAGGCGCAGCAGCAGCAGCAGCGCACCCCCGCGGCGAGCACGCACAGCATCACGGACGACGCGCGCTCCGCGCTCGCCAAGATCGCCACGAGCACCATCCAGACGGTGAACGACGCCATCGACCGGGTCGAGGACGTCGTGCGCGCGCCGGACGAGCCCCAGGCCGTCGAGCGCCCCGCGACGGAGGCCCCCGTCGAGGAGCAGCCGCGCGGCGACCGTCCGCGTCGCAGCCGCGGAGGCCGCGGACGCGCGTCGTCCGCGACCGCCACCCCGTCCGCGACGGAGGCGCCCCAGCAGCCGAAGGCGCCCGCCGCCGAGGAGCCCGCCGCCCCCGCGGAGGACCCGACGCCCGTGGACGCGCCCGTCGAGGAGCCCGCGCTCTCGACGCTCGAGCCGCGCGAGGCCATCCGCCTCGAGCCCGTGCAGATCCTCGACATCCCGGTGGCGAGCACGCGCACGGCGCCGCGCCGCGTCAGCTCGGCCGACGCGGAGCAGCTCCTCGGCTCCGTGCTCGACGCCCTGCCGCAGCCCAAGGAGCCGGGCCAGGGCCGCTCGCGCAGCCGTCGCGTGTCCACCGCGACGCTGACGACCCCGTCGCCCGCCGCCGACGGCGACGACGACGCGAGCTGATGCCGCGGCCGTCCCCGCGGCGGTCGCACGACGAGAGGGCCCGGAGCGCATGCTCCGGGCCCTCTCGTCGTGCCACCCGCGGTGTCAGGCGGTCGGCCGGCGCCGCTCCCGCTGCGTGACCCGCAGGCCGCTCGCCTGCAGCCGCCGCACGAGGTCGCGGTTCGACACCGGCACGGCGCCCCGCGCGACGAGGTCGTCGTACCGCGCCTCGGGCACGTCGTAGTGGTCGCGGTCGAAGCTCCGCTCGGGGAGCCCGGCGGCGCGGGCGAAGGCATGCAGCTCCTGGAGCGAGGAGTCGCTCACGAGGTGCGCCCACAGCGTCCCGTGCGCGGGCCAGGCGGGTCGGTCGAGGAGCACGCTCATCCTGCGAGCATAGGCACGCCGCCGGGCACGACGGGTGGCGCACCGCCGCGACGCGCCCGGCGCGGATGCCGGCGCGGGCGACCTGCTCCCGTATGATCGTCCGAGGACGCCGGGGGTCCGGAGTTTGACCCCTGTCCGGCGTTCCGGTAACGTGAGTCGCTGGCATGCGTCGATCCTCGAGATCGGGCGCCTGCAGCAGACTTCCTCCAATGAATCGGGCCACGAGGCGTCATGTCCTCAGTGAGTCAAGCCCGCGAGAGAAAACAGGTACGGAAAAGTGGTTTACGCAGTTGTGCGCGCCGGCGGTCGGCAGGAGAAGGTGGAGGTCGGGACCATCGTCACGATGGACCGGGTCAAGAACCAGCAGAGCGGCAAGGTCGTGCTCCCCGCGGTCCTGCTCGTCGACGGCGACACCATCACCACGGACGCCGCGAAGCTCGCCGACGTCACCGTCAGCGCCCAGATCCTGAACGACCTCCGCGGTCCCAAGATCGTCATCCAGAAGTTCAAGAACAAGACCGGGTACAAGAAGCGCCAGGGGCACCGCCAGGACCTCACGCGCGTCCAGGTCACCGAGATCAACTAGCACCGAGACCGCAGGGAGATACAGATGGCACACAAGAAGGGCGCGAGCTCTACCCGCAACGGCCGTGACTCGAACGCCCAGCGCCTCGGCGTGAAGCGCTTCGGCGGCCAGGTCGTCGGCGCCGGCGAGATCATCGTCCGCCAGCGCGGCACGCACTTCCACCCCGGCGTGAACGTCGGCCGTGGCGGCGACGACACGCTGTTCGCCCTCTCGGCCGGTTCGGTCGAGTTCGGCGTCAAGGGCGGCCGCAAGGTCGTCAACATCGTCGTCCCGGCCTAGCGCAGGCCGACAGCACGGACCCTGCAGCGGCTCGGCCGCGCAGCACAGCAAGGGCGGGCCTCGGCCCGCCCTTGTTCGCGTTCCGCAGGGGACACCTCTAGAAGAAACGAGCGACAGCCATGGCGACATTCGTCGACACCGTGACCCTCCACCTCCGGGCGGGACACGGCGGCAACGGCTGCGTCTCGGTGCGCCGCGAGAAGTTCAAGCCCCTCGCCGGCCCCGACGGCGGCAACGGCGGCAACGGCGGCGACATCGTGCTCGTCGCCGACCCCCAGGTCACGACCCTCCTCGCCTACCACCGCGGGCCCCACCGCTCGTCGCAGAACGGCGGCCCCGGCATGGGCGACCACCGCCACGGCACGCTCGGCGAGACGCTCGAGCTGCCCGTGCCGGTCGGCACCGTCGTCAAGGACGCCGACGGCGAGGAGCTCGCGGACATGGCGACCCCCGGCATGCGCTACGTCGTCGCGGAGGCCGGCCAGGGCGGCCTCGGCAACGCGTCGCTCGCCACCACCAAGCGCAAGGCGCCCGGCTTCGCGCTCCTCGGCACCAAGGGCCAGGAGGGCGACGTCGTCCTCGAGCTCAAGGTCGTCGCCGACGTCGCGCTCGTGGGCTACCCGTCGGCCGGCAAGTCGAGCCTCGTCGCGGCCATCTCCGCGGCCAAGCCGAAGATCGCCGACTACCCCTTCACCACGCTGCACCCGAACCTCGGCGTCGTCGAGGTCGCGGACTCCCGCTACACCGTCGCGGACGTGCCGGGCCTCATCGAGGGCGCGAGCGAGGGCAAGGGCCTCGGCCTCGAGTTCCTCCGCCACGTCGAGCGCTGCTCGGCGCTCCTGCACGTCCTCGACTGCGCCACGCTCGACCCGGGCCGCGACCCCATCTCGGACCTCGACATCATCCTCGCCGAGCTCGCCGCCTACCCGGTGCCCGCCGGCCAGGTGCCGCTGCTGGAGCGCCCGCAGCTCATCGCGCTGAACAAGATCGACGTGCCCGAGGCGAAGGAGCTCGCCGAGCTCGTGCGCCCGGAGCTCGAGGCGCGCGGCTACCGCGTGTTCGACATCTCCACGGTGAGCCACGAGGGCCTGCGCCAGCTGTCCTTCGCCCTCGCCGAGCTCGTGGAGGACGCCCGCAGGAAGGCGGCCGAGGAGCCCGAGGCGCCGCGCATCGTGCTGCGACCGCGTGCCGTCAACGAGAAGCCCTTCACCATCCGCGTGGACGGCGGCAGCTACGGCGACGTCTACCGCGTGCTCGGCACCAAGCCGGAGCGCTGGGTGCAGCAGACCGACTTCACCAACGACGAGGCCGTCGGCTACCTGGCCGATCGGCTCGCGAAGCTGGGCGTCGAGGACGGGCTGTTCAAGGCCGGGGCGGTCGCCGGATCCAGCGTCGTGATCGGCGAGGGCAACGGCGTCGTCTTCGACTGGGAGCCCACGCTCACGTCCACCGCGGAGCTCATCACGAGCCCCCGCGGCGCGGACGCGCGCGTCGACCCCCTCAACCGCCGCACCAACCAGGCCCGCCGCGAGGACTACTTCGCGCGCATGGACGCCAAGGCGGAGGCCCGGGCCGAGCTCGTGCGCGAGGGCGAGGCCGGGCTCTGGGCCGACGAGGACGGGACGGACGAGGGCGGCTCCGCGGACGAGAAGGCCTGACGCGTGGGCACGACCACGCGCGCGGGCATCGCGTCCGCCCGCCGCATCGTCGTGAAGGTCGGATCGTCGTCCATCAGCGGGCCGAACGCCGGCCAGATCGCGCCCCTCGTGGACGCGATCGCCGGCGTGCACGCCCGGGGCGCCGAGGTGGTGCTGGTCTCGTCCGGCGCCATCGCGACGGGGATGCCGTTCCTCCGCCTCGACGACCGCCCGGCGGACCTCGCCACGCAGCAGGCGGCGGCGGCGGTCGGCCAGAGCGTGCTCGTCTTCCGCTACCAGGAGAGCCTCGACCGCTACGGCATCGTCGCGGGCCAGGTGCTCCTCACGGCCGGCGACCTCGCCGCGCCCGACCACCGCGAGAACGCGCAGCGCGCCATGGAGCGCCTGCTGGGGCTGCGGCTCCTGCCGATCGTCAACGAGAACGACACCGTGGCGACCCACGAGATCCGCTTCGGCGACAACGACCGGCTCGCGGCGCTCGTCGCGCGGCTCGTCGACGCCGACCTGCTGCTGCTCCTGTCGGACGTGGACGCGCTCTACACGCGGCCACCGCAGGAGCCCGGCGCCCGGCGCATCGAGCACGTCGACTTCGGCGACGAGCTCGAGGGCGTCGAGATCGGCAGCACGGGCACCGGCGTCGGCACCGGGGGAGCGGTCACCAAGGTCGCGGCCGCGCGCCTGGCGGCGGAGGCCGGCACGGGCGTGCTGCTCACGTCGACGGCGCAGGTCGCCGACGCGCTCTCCGGCGCGCACGTCGGCACCTGGTTCGCGCCCCGCGCCTGACGCGCGCGCCTCCGGGCGTCACCAAGCGGCGCGGTGCGACCGCCGCTGGCTAGGCTTCCTGCCATGCCCACGCTCGCCTCCGGCGCCCCCGACGTCGTGCCCGTCCCCGCCCCCGAACCCAGGGAGGACGCCCTCCCGGACCCTGCGCTCGAAAGGATCCTGCACAGCGCGCGCGCGGCGTCCACCGACCTCGCGGCGCGCACCTCGGGGGAGCGCGACGCGGCGCTCGAGGCCATCGCCGCCGCCCTCCTCGCCGCGACCGACCGCGTCGTGGCGGCCAACGCCGAGGACCTCGCCGCGGGGCGCGCGTCGGGCCTCGCCGCCGGGCTGCTCGACCGGCTCGCCCTCGACGCGCGTCGCGTCGGCGCGCTCGCGGACGCGGTCGCCGGGATCCGCCGCCTCGACGACCCGCTCGGCCACGTCGTCCGCGGCCGCACCCTCCCGAACGGCCTCCTGCTGTCGCAGGTGCGCGTGCCCTTCGGCGTCGTCGGCGCCATCTACGAGGCCCGGCCCAACGTCACGGTCGACATCGCGGCCCTCGCCCTCCGCAGCGGCAACGCGGTCGTGCTGCGCGGCGGATCCGCCGCCCTCCGCACCAACGCCGTGCTGGTGGACGTGATGCGCGGCGCCCTCGCGGCCGCGGGCCTCCCCGCCGACGCCGTGCAGACGGTCGACGCGCACGGCCGCGCGGGAGCCGCCCGCCTCATGCGCGCACGCGGCCTCGTCGACGTGCTCGTGCCCCGGGGATCCGCCGACCTCATCCGCACCGTGGTCGAGGAGTCGACCGTGCCCGTCATCGAGACGGGCGCCGGCGTCGTGCACGTGTACCTCGACGCCAGCGCCGACGAGCGCATGGCCGTCGACATCGCGGTCGACGCGAAGGTGAGCCGCCCGAGCGTCTGCAACGCCATGGAGACGCTGCTCGTGCACCGGGACGCGGCGCCGCGGATCCTGCCCGCCGTCCTCGACGCGCTCCGCGACCGGGGGGTGACCGTGCACGGCGACGACGCCGTCCGCGCCCTCTGGCCCGATGCCGTGCCCGCCACCGACGAGGACTGGGCCGCCGAGTACCTCTCCCTCGACGTCGCCGTGCGCGTCGTCGACGCCGTCGAGGACGCCGTGGCGCACATCGCCCGCTGGTCGACGCACCACACCGAGTCGATCGTCACGTCCGACCTCGCCGTGGCGGAGCGCTTCCTCGCGGCCGTCGACTCCGCCGTGGTCATGGTCAACGCGTCCACGCGCTTCACCGACGGATCCGAGTTCGGCTTCGGCGCGGAGGTCGGCATCTCCACGCAGAAGCTGCACGCACGCGGGCCGATGGGGCTGCAGGAGCTCACGAGCACCAAGTGGATCGTCCGGGGGAGCGGGCAGGTGCGCGGCTGACCCGCGGTCGGACGCCGTCGCGAGCGCGCGGCGGCGCGCCCGCGCGCACGTGCACCCCGCCCAGGGGGCCGCCGATAGGATGGCAGGCGCCGCCTCCGCGCCACGGGGCGTGCCACGAACGGAGACCACATGCACGCCCTGACCACCACCCTCCTCGCCGAGACCGAGCACGCCATGGAGCTCGCCGCTCCGCTCTGGGTCTTCCCGGCGGTCGCGGCCGTCGCGTTCGTCGCCCTCGGCGTCGTCATGTTCAGCTTCCGCGACGTGAGCAACCGCCACTCGGACAAGTGGGGCAAGCCCCCCGTCGCCGAGCAGGGCCACGGCACCGCCGACTCGACGCACTGAGCGCGAGCGCCTTCCACATGACGACACCCGCGACCCCGCGCCTCCGCATCGGGGTCATGGGCGGCACGTTCGACCCCATCCACAACGGCCACCTGGTCGCCGCGAGCGAGGTGCAGCAGCACCTGCAGCTCGACGAGGTGATCTTCGTCCCCACCGGGCAGCCGTGGCAGAAGCAGACGGTCACGGACGGCGAGCACCGGTACCTGATGACCGTCATCGCGACGGCCGCCAACCCGCGCTTCACCGTGAGCCGCGTCGACATCGACCGCGCCGGCACCACGTACACGATCGACACGCTTCGCGACATCCGGCGCTCGCACCCGGACGCGGAGCTGTTCTTCATCACCGGCGCGGACGCGATCCAGCAGATCCTCGGCTGGAAGGACGTCGCCGAGCTGTGGGACCTGGCGCACTTCGTCGCCGTCACGCGGCCCGGTCACGACCTCACCGAGAGCGGCCTCCCGCACGCCGACGTAAGATTGCTGGAGGTCCCGGCGCTGGCGATCTCCTCGACCGACTGCCGGAGCCGAGTCGGACGCGGCTTCCCCGTGTGGTACCTCGTCCCCGACGGAGTCGTCCAGTACATCTCCAAGCACCACCTGTATCGGAGCCCGCTATGACCCCCTCCCACGATGCGCCCGACACCGGGCCGACCTCGTTCGACGACGGTCCCGCTCCCGCGACCCTCGGGCTGAGCCGCCGCGAGATGCGCGCCGCCGAGCGCGCCCGGGCCCTGGCCCTCGGGATCGACGAGGCCGACGACGCCCCGGCGGGGGAGCAGTCCGCCGGTCCCGACGAGGTCGCCTCGGCTCCGGCCGACGACGCCCCCGGTCATGGCGCCGACACCGGCGCGCAGCCCGCCGACTCGGCCGGCGAGGACGCCGCGCTTCCGGCCGAGGAGCCCGCTCCCGCCGCCGCGCCGATCACCGCGCCCGGCGTCGGACCCGACACCTCCGCGATCCTCCTGTCCGGCGGCGTCCTCACGCGCCGCCAGCTCCGCGCGATCCGGGAGGCCGAGGAGGCCGCCCGCGAGCAGCGCGGCTCCGAGCACGGCGAGCCGGCGGACGAGGCCGGCGCCGCCGCTCCTGCACCCGCGGAGCCCGCGCCCGTGGAGCCCGCCGACACGCCGGCCTCCGACGCGGTCGCGCCCGTCGACGACGCACCTGCGGCGTCCGCCTCTGGGCCGTCCGTACCGCCGTACGCGCGCTACGGCCGCGGCTCCCGCGCGACCCCGCGCCCGCGGGCCCCGTACGGCAGCGCCTACCGCCGATCCGCCGCCGCGGACCCCGCCGGCCCGGTCGCGCCGGAGGACAGCGGCCCCGTCTCCGAGGAGACGGCGACGCCGCTCATCGCGGCCCAGGACGGTGCCGTAGAGGACGCCGCCGTCGCCGACGCGTCCGCCGAGCAGGAGCCCCGTGACGTCGCCAGCGGCCCCGCCGCCGACGCCCTCGCGGACCGCTCCGCCGAGACCCCGTCCGCCTGGCCGTTCGCCCCGATCGTCCCGTCGGGCGACCCGGCCGACCGCGACGTCGATGCGTCCGGCGAGCAGCCGACCGTGCCGCCGCTGGCGTCGCACGTGCCGAGCCGCGACGAGGACCCGCGCCCCGCGCCCCTGCTGGAGCCCGTGCCGTGGGTCACCGGATCCGCCGAGCCCGTCATCGAGCCCGCGTTCGGCACCCGCGCCTCCGCCGTCGCCGAGGACCTCGAGGGCGCGGACGCCACCGACCGCGTCGCGCCGGAGGACCGCGTCGTCGTCGACGCCCCCGGCGTCACGACCGAGACCGGCGACATCCGCGCGCCGTTCACCCCGCCGACCGGCCACTGGTCGGTGCAGGACCAGGTGGACGAGGACCAGCCGCACACCGGCAACCACTTCATCCTCCCCACCGTGCCCCACGCCAACGACATGCAGCAGGCGCTGAACAGCACGGGCGAGATCATCATCACCGGCTCCATCGACCTGCCCCGGAGCCTCGGCTCGATGGGCACGCACCCCGACCGGTTCGACACGGCCGACATGGACCGGATCCTCGAGCAGGGCGACGACCACGATCACGCCCACGCGGGATCCGACTCGGAGCCCGTGCGCGCCAGCCGCGCCGTCAGCACCCACACCTCGACGCGCGCCGTCGTGCAGCCGCCGCCCCGCAAGCGCTTCACCGCGCCCGTGGTGGCGGCCGTCACGGCCGGGGGAGTCGCCGTCATCGGCGCGGGCCTCGTCATCGTCGCGTTCATGACGAATGTATTCTGATCGTCTGATCCACCACCCCACCCGTCCCGGAAGGACTCTGTGACCGCTTCTCCCCGCGCCCTCGACCTGCTCAAGGTCGCCGCCCTCGCTGCCGACTCCAAGCAGGCCATCGACCTGGTCGCGCTCGACGTCTCCGGGCCCCTGCCCCTCACCGACGTCTTCCTCATCGCCTCGGCCCGCAACGAGCGGAACGCGCAGGCGGTCGCCGACGAGATCGAGGACAAGATGATCGAGGCCGGCGCCAAGCCGCTGCGCCGCGAGGGGAAGAGCGAGGGCCGCTGGATCCTCCTCGACTTCGGCGACGTCGTCGCCCACGTCTTCACCGAGGAGGACCGCATGTACTACTCGCTGGAGCGCCTCTGGAAGGACTGCCCCGTCGTCGCCCTCGAGATCGAGCCGACGGCCTCCGCATCCTGATCCGCACCCGTCCCGCCCGCGAGGAGATCCCCGCATGAAGTGCCCCAACGACTCGGCCACCCTCGTGATGAGCGAGCGCGCCGGGGTGGAGATCGACTACTGCCCCGACTGCCGCGGCGTCTGGCTCGACCGCGGGGAGCTCGACAAGATCCTCGACCGCGCGGAGCAGGAGACGCGGTCCGCCCCGGCGTCCGCGTCGCCCGCGGCTCCTGCCGCGCCGCTCGGCGGGTACCCGGATCCGGGTCGCGACGACCGGCGCCGCGATGACGACCGCCGGCACGATGACGACCGCCGGCGCGATGACGACCGGGATCGTCCGTACGGACGCGACGACCGCGGCTTCGGCGGCGGGTACGTGGCGCCAGGGGGTCACCCGCAGGGCGGCGCATACGGCGGGAAGCGCCGCAAGAAGGAGAGCTGGCTCAGCGAGCTCTTCGACTGAGCGCGCCTCCGTGCGGATCGACCGGGGCGGAGGATGCCCTGGTCATGAGGCGGTCGGAATGTGTAGTAATGTAGACGAGTCGCTTCCGCAGGGAAGCGGAGAACGGGTCTGTGGCGCAGTTGGTAGCGCACCTGCATGGCATGCAGGGGGTCAGGGGTTCGAATCCCCTCAGATCCACCGCACGAGCCCCGCACCTCATCGAGGTGCGGGGCTCTTCGCATGTCACGCGCCGATGCCTCACGCGTCAGCGCGGCTGCGCGGGGTTCGTCGGGTCGCCCTGCGACGGCGGGTTGATCGGCGGCCCGCTCGTCGCCGGCGTCACCTGCTCCCGGTGGCCGCCCTGCGCCACCTCGGGCATCACGGCGGGGATCGCGCCCGTGGGCTCTGCGCCTTCGCGCAGCGCCTCCAGCCGCCGCTCCAGCACCTGCATCACGGGCAGGCGGTCGCCGTGCGCGCGCTCGTAGGCGACCAGCAGCAGCACCTGGCGCTCGTCGAGCGGGTGCAGGCGCTGGGGGAGCGTCCCCAGCGGGATGTGGTCGAACTCGGGCAGCGGCAGGTCCTCGTGTCGGGGTGCGTCGGTCATCGTCCCTCCTCCTGTGTCGTGGTGCGGGTGTTCGGTGCGCGGCGGGCCGCGGCGACGGGGGTCATGCGACGGCCCCGGTGCCCGGGATCGCGGGTCCCTCGGGCCAGCGCAGCAGGGCGGCCGCGGAGCCGCCGCCGGGCAGCCCGATCGCGTCCTCGCCGTCCGGCGCGCTCGTCGAGTCGGTGAGGACGACGCGTGCGTCGGTGAGCAGGGCGGCCCGGGTGAGCGCGACGTGCGCCGGCACCCGCCCGAGGATCTCCGCGCCGAGCGCGTCCTCCGGGGCGGTCGCGATCCACGGTGCGGCGGAGAGCGCGAGGAGCCGCTCGTCCCGGAGGGCGTCGGCGTCGAGCACCAGCGTGTCGACCTGCGCGCTCGCGAGCGCCCGGACGACGGCGCCGACGCGCGTCTCGGCCCATCCGTCCCCGCGTCCGTCGTGCTCGGCCACGCGGTCGAGCACGTCGCGCTCGCCCTCCGCGAGGATCCGCTGCAGCTCCGTCCGGATCCGCTCCTCCAGCGCCGTGGGGTCCGCGCCGTCCGCGCGCGTGTTCGTGGGTTCGACGGCGAGGATCGCCCGCGACTCCGGTCCCAGCTCGCCCTCGAGGAGCTGGCGCGCGCGGATGTCGCCCGCGACCACCAGGAGCCGGGGCCGGTGGCGGCGCACGACGTCGTCGATCCGCTCCGCGAGCTCGCCCTGCGTCTGCCGCCAGATCTCCTCGGCGTGGTGCTGCAGGCGGTCCTGCCGCCAGCCGCCCGTCTTCACGGGGTGCAGCGTGTCGGTGCGCCCCTCGACCGCGCGCTCGGCGACCAGCTCGTCCGGGCCGGCGCGCAGGACCCGGACCTCACCGCCGTCGCGGCTCGTCTCCACGACGACGTAGACGATGCGCTCGGGCTCCCGCTCGAGGAGCGGCACGAGGTCGGGGACGGGCACGACGCCCGCCTCCTCGGGCTCGGTCGGGATGCCCGGGATCGACTCGTCGACGACCAGCTCGCCGGCCTCGACGAGGATCACCCGCGTGCGCGGGCCGCCGGGCGCCGGCTCGTGGGCGAGCGCCGAGGAGACCTGGGCCAGGTCCTCCTCGGACGCGCCGTCCCGAGCGAGCCGGTCGATGACGCTCTTCCGCCGGGTCTCGAGCACCTGGGGCGGGTCGGCCGTGTCCACGGAGTCGTCGAGGTGCACCTGGACCCAGGGGCCGGGGCGCCGCAGCAGCTCCGCCCAGGAGGGCCGGTCGGGAGTGGGGTCGGTCATGGGTCGCCTCCGTCTCGTCGCGATGGTGCGTCCACCCGACGCCTCCGGGTGCGGGCGCGCCTAGGGCCTTGACAGGAGCGGTCCGGGGTCTCCGCTCCCCGATCGGGGGGCTGTCCTCCACTTGGAGGACGCGGGTACCGTGGCACAGGTCATCGACCCCTGGAGCTCCACAATGTCGCACGCCACCCTGCACCGGACGCACGCCACCGACCCGCACCGCACGTCGGTGGTCGGGTCCGCGGTGCTGGGCTTCCTGGCCGCGTTCGTGGTGGGCGCGGCGGTCATCGTGACCCTCCTCGTCACCTCGTTCGCGCAGGGCACCGAGGGCTACGCGGGCCTCGACGTCCCCGGCGTCGTCAGCACGCGGATCGACCACGGCAGCGTCGTCACGCAGATCGGCCCGGGCGGGTTCCTCTTCCCGCTGGCCGCCGGTCTGCTCGTCGGGCTCATCGTGGCCGTCGTCGTGTACGCCCGCCAGCGCGGCGCCGAGGACTGACCGGCGCGACCCCGGCCCAGCCCGCGCGTAGGGTCGAGGCGATGCACCGTCCCTCGGATCCCCGTCCCCGGGCGTCCGCACGTCCGATGCTCCGGATCCGCGGCGCCGCCGTCCTCGCCGTCGCCGCGGCGATCGCCCTGCTGGCGAGCGGCTGCAGCGCACCCGCCCCCCTCGACCCTCCCGCGCCGTCGGCGCCCCTGCGCGTCGTGTCCCTCGGCGACTCCTACTCCACGGGCACGGGTCCCGCGACCCCGCTGCCGGGCGACCCGGGCGTGTGCGGGCGGACCGTCGCCGCGTCGATCCGCGTCGCGGCGGAGGCGACGGGGGCCGAGCTCGTCGACGCCGCGTGCGACGGCGCGACGACCGCCGAGCTCACGGCTCCGCGGGAGCGCGGAGGGCGGACCGTCCCCGCGCAGCTCGACGCGCTGGAGGACGGCGCCGACGTCGTCCTCGTGCGCCTCGGCGGCAACGACCTCGGCTTCCCGGCGCTCGTCGGCGGCTGCCTGGCGCAGGATCCCGCGGGCCCCGTGGCGGCCGGTCCCGCGACGTGCGTCGACGCGCTCGCCCCCGCGGGCGGCGTCGACGCCGTGCGGGCCCGCATCGACGGCGAGGTGAGCGCCCGCCTGGCCGAGGCCTTCGCGAGGATCCGCGCGGCCGCGCCCGACGCGCGCGTCGTCGCCCTCGGCTACCTCACCGTCCTCGCCGGCGCGGACGCCCTCCCCGCCGACGGCTGCTTCCGGGCGACCGCGACGTCCGACGTGAACGGGCGCGTGCTGCTCACCGACCGCGACGCCGTCTGGCTCGCGGGCGTCCAGACCGCGCTCGACGCGGCGATCGCGCGGGCCGCGGCCGAGGCGGGTGCCCGCTTCGTCGACCAGGAGGCGCCGACGGCCGAGCACGGCGCCTGCGCGGGCGACGCGGGGGATCCGTACGTCGCCGGGGTGGGCGGCAGCGCGGGCTCCGTGCCCCTGCACCCGAACGCGGCCGGACTCGCCTGGGAGGCGGACGCCATCGCCGCCGTGCTCCGCGAGGAGGCTG
This is a stretch of genomic DNA from Clavibacter zhangzhiyongii. It encodes these proteins:
- the nadD gene encoding nicotinate-nucleotide adenylyltransferase, with the protein product MTTPATPRLRIGVMGGTFDPIHNGHLVAASEVQQHLQLDEVIFVPTGQPWQKQTVTDGEHRYLMTVIATAANPRFTVSRVDIDRAGTTYTIDTLRDIRRSHPDAELFFITGADAIQQILGWKDVAELWDLAHFVAVTRPGHDLTESGLPHADVRLLEVPALAISSTDCRSRVGRGFPVWYLVPDGVVQYISKHHLYRSPL
- a CDS encoding glutamate-5-semialdehyde dehydrogenase — translated: MPTLASGAPDVVPVPAPEPREDALPDPALERILHSARAASTDLAARTSGERDAALEAIAAALLAATDRVVAANAEDLAAGRASGLAAGLLDRLALDARRVGALADAVAGIRRLDDPLGHVVRGRTLPNGLLLSQVRVPFGVVGAIYEARPNVTVDIAALALRSGNAVVLRGGSAALRTNAVLVDVMRGALAAAGLPADAVQTVDAHGRAGAARLMRARGLVDVLVPRGSADLIRTVVEESTVPVIETGAGVVHVYLDASADERMAVDIAVDAKVSRPSVCNAMETLLVHRDAAPRILPAVLDALRDRGVTVHGDDAVRALWPDAVPATDEDWAAEYLSLDVAVRVVDAVEDAVAHIARWSTHHTESIVTSDLAVAERFLAAVDSAVVMVNASTRFTDGSEFGFGAEVGISTQKLHARGPMGLQELTSTKWIVRGSGQVRG
- the rsfS gene encoding ribosome silencing factor, with the translated sequence MTASPRALDLLKVAALAADSKQAIDLVALDVSGPLPLTDVFLIASARNERNAQAVADEIEDKMIEAGAKPLRREGKSEGRWILLDFGDVVAHVFTEEDRMYYSLERLWKDCPVVALEIEPTASAS
- a CDS encoding zf-TFIIB domain-containing protein, coding for MKCPNDSATLVMSERAGVEIDYCPDCRGVWLDRGELDKILDRAEQETRSAPASASPAAPAAPLGGYPDPGRDDRRRDDDRRHDDDRRRDDDRDRPYGRDDRGFGGGYVAPGGHPQGGAYGGKRRKKESWLSELFD
- a CDS encoding SGNH/GDSL hydrolase family protein, whose amino-acid sequence is MLRIRGAAVLAVAAAIALLASGCSAPAPLDPPAPSAPLRVVSLGDSYSTGTGPATPLPGDPGVCGRTVAASIRVAAEATGAELVDAACDGATTAELTAPRERGGRTVPAQLDALEDGADVVLVRLGGNDLGFPALVGGCLAQDPAGPVAAGPATCVDALAPAGGVDAVRARIDGEVSARLAEAFARIRAAAPDARVVALGYLTVLAGADALPADGCFRATATSDVNGRVLLTDRDAVWLAGVQTALDAAIARAAAEAGARFVDQEAPTAEHGACAGDAGDPYVAGVGGSAGSVPLHPNAAGLAWEADAIAAVLREEAAALGR
- a CDS encoding Vms1/Ankzf1 family peptidyl-tRNA hydrolase, with product MTDPTPDRPSWAELLRRPGPWVQVHLDDSVDTADPPQVLETRRKSVIDRLARDGASEEDLAQVSSALAHEPAPGGPRTRVILVEAGELVVDESIPGIPTEPEEAGVVPVPDLVPLLEREPERIVYVVVETSRDGGEVRVLRAGPDELVAERAVEGRTDTLHPVKTGGWRQDRLQHHAEEIWRQTQGELAERIDDVVRRHRPRLLVVAGDIRARQLLEGELGPESRAILAVEPTNTRADGADPTALEERIRTELQRILAEGERDVLDRVAEHDGRGDGWAETRVGAVVRALASAQVDTLVLDADALRDERLLALSAAPWIATAPEDALGAEILGRVPAHVALTRAALLTDARVVLTDSTSAPDGEDAIGLPGGGSAAALLRWPEGPAIPGTGAVA